Proteins from a genomic interval of Quercus robur chromosome 9, dhQueRobu3.1, whole genome shotgun sequence:
- the LOC126699085 gene encoding BTB/POZ and MATH domain-containing protein 2-like isoform X2 — MRRIVSPKSQPMFSSSSSSLSGSTPTPTPTTTSTSMTETVNGSHLFNISGYPLLKGIGIGKCVASDTFTAGGYSWAIYFYPDGRNVQGNVTYVSLYIGLASEGTDVRALFELKLLDQSGKERHKVYFDTQFDRGPYTFRKRGSMWGYEKFFKRTDLETSDYLKDDCIKVHCSVGVVRSYTKGPNIYSIAIPPSNIGQNLGQLFETGKGTDVNFEVNGETFAVHSEGHSSDYEGSLPERTASQPSSHVEDPSGSFLERYPQFPPWSCQVKNQDGSIRCMQLERPKQAPNVPWTGPIGADLFDECMLMIESLKQSVYTQSDQKRAQLAESLLQTLEKWFEGLRVGVGPPQRDNEGGSKSRGTRSSRQDNGGGFGSRGTRSSRRDNGGGSRSRGTRLSRQRTLKLSRRRTQGPSTPSNEDENNQLGQFLAKQRNLLFLVFLFMFYVFVFSFFLFVFW; from the exons ATGAGACGAATTGTCTCTCCTAAGTCTCAGCCgatgttttcttcttcttcatcttctttgtcTGGGTCGACTCCAACTCCGACTCCGACGACGACATCGACGTCGATGACCGAGACGGTGAATGGGTCCCACCTGTTCAACATCTCAGGGTACCCGCTCTTGAAAGGTATTGGGATCGGAAAATGCGTGGCGTCCGATACTTTCACTGCCGGCGGGTACTCTTGGGCAATTTATTTTTACCCGGACGGCAGGAATGTGCAGGGCAATGTTACGTATGTTTCGCTGTATATAGGTTTGGCGAGCGAAGGCACTGATGTGAGAGCGCTTTTTGAACTGAAGCTTTTGGATCAGAGTGGGAAAGAGAGGCATAAGGTTTATTTCGATACCCAGTTCGATAGGGGGCCTTACACGTTCAGAAAGCGCGGTAGCATGTG GGGTTAcgagaaatttttcaaaagaactGATCTAGAGACATCTGACTACCTCAAAGATGATTGCATCAAGGTTCACTGTAGTGTAGGTGTTGTGAGATCATACACCAAGGGTCCTAATATCTACTCTATTGCAATACCACCTTCTAACATTGGTCAGAATTTGGGGCAGCTATTTGAAACTGGAAAGGGAacagatgtgaattttgaagtTAATGGGGAAACTTTTGCTGTTCATTCTGAAGGGCATAGTTCTGATTATGAAGGTTCGTTGCCTGAAAGGACTGCTTCTCAACCCTCTAGTCATGTTGAAGACCCTAGTGGTTCTTTCCTGGAGAGGTACCCTCAGTTTCCTCCATGGTCATGCCAAGTGAAGAATCAAGATGGATCTATCAGATGTATGCAACTTGAAAGGCCGAAGCAAGCTCCAAATGTTCCATGGACCGGCCCG ATTGGGGCTGATCTTTTTGATGAGTGCATGTTGATGATTGAATCTCTAAAACAATCTGTTTATACCCAATCGGACCAAAAG AGGGCCCAGTTGGCAGAGTCTCTTCTTCAAACTTTGGAGAAATGGTTTGAAGGGCTTAGAGTTGGAGTTGGTCCCCCACAGCGGGATAATGAAGGAGGTTCTAAGAGTCGTGGTACGAGGTCATCTAGGCAGGATAATGGAGGAGGTTTTGGGAGTCGTGGTACGAGGTCATCTAGGCGGGATAATGGAGGAGGTTCTAGGAGTCGTGGTACGAGGTTGTCTCGTCAAAGGACCTTGAAGTTGTCTCGTCGGAGAACCCAAGGTCCTTCGACACCTTCCAATGAAGATGAAAACAATCAGCTCGGCCAATTCCTTGCAAAACAAAGAAACTTGcttttccttgtatttttgtttatgttttatgtttttgttttttctttttttctttttgttttttggtaa
- the LOC126699085 gene encoding BTB/POZ and MATH domain-containing protein 2-like isoform X6 has product MRRIVSPKSQPMFSSSSSSLSGSTPTPTPTTTSTSMTETVNGSHLFNISGYPLLKGIGIGKCVASDTFTAGGYSWAIYFYPDGRNVQGNVTYVSLYIGLASEGTDVRALFELKLLDQSGKERHKVYFDTQFDRGPYTFRKRGSMWGYEKFFKRTDLETSDYLKDDCIKVHCSVGVVRSYTKGPNIYSIAIPPSNIGQNLGQLFETGKGTDVNFEVNGETFAVHSEGHSSDYEGSLPERTASQPSSHVEDPSGSFLERYPQFPPWSCQVKNQDGSIRCMQLERPKQAPNVPWTGPIGADLFDECMLMIESLKQSVYTQSDQKVSSRAQLAESLLQTLEKWFEGLRVGVGPPQRDNEGGSKSRGTRSSRRDNGGGSRSRGTRLSRQRTLKLSRRRTQGPSTPSNEDENNQLGQFLAKQRNLLFLVFLFMFYVFVFSFFLFVFW; this is encoded by the exons ATGAGACGAATTGTCTCTCCTAAGTCTCAGCCgatgttttcttcttcttcatcttctttgtcTGGGTCGACTCCAACTCCGACTCCGACGACGACATCGACGTCGATGACCGAGACGGTGAATGGGTCCCACCTGTTCAACATCTCAGGGTACCCGCTCTTGAAAGGTATTGGGATCGGAAAATGCGTGGCGTCCGATACTTTCACTGCCGGCGGGTACTCTTGGGCAATTTATTTTTACCCGGACGGCAGGAATGTGCAGGGCAATGTTACGTATGTTTCGCTGTATATAGGTTTGGCGAGCGAAGGCACTGATGTGAGAGCGCTTTTTGAACTGAAGCTTTTGGATCAGAGTGGGAAAGAGAGGCATAAGGTTTATTTCGATACCCAGTTCGATAGGGGGCCTTACACGTTCAGAAAGCGCGGTAGCATGTG GGGTTAcgagaaatttttcaaaagaactGATCTAGAGACATCTGACTACCTCAAAGATGATTGCATCAAGGTTCACTGTAGTGTAGGTGTTGTGAGATCATACACCAAGGGTCCTAATATCTACTCTATTGCAATACCACCTTCTAACATTGGTCAGAATTTGGGGCAGCTATTTGAAACTGGAAAGGGAacagatgtgaattttgaagtTAATGGGGAAACTTTTGCTGTTCATTCTGAAGGGCATAGTTCTGATTATGAAGGTTCGTTGCCTGAAAGGACTGCTTCTCAACCCTCTAGTCATGTTGAAGACCCTAGTGGTTCTTTCCTGGAGAGGTACCCTCAGTTTCCTCCATGGTCATGCCAAGTGAAGAATCAAGATGGATCTATCAGATGTATGCAACTTGAAAGGCCGAAGCAAGCTCCAAATGTTCCATGGACCGGCCCG ATTGGGGCTGATCTTTTTGATGAGTGCATGTTGATGATTGAATCTCTAAAACAATCTGTTTATACCCAATCGGACCAAAAGGTCTCTTCA AGGGCCCAGTTGGCAGAGTCTCTTCTTCAAACTTTGGAGAAATGGTTTGAAGGGCTTAGAGTTGGAGTTGGTCCCCCACAGCGGGATAATGAAGGAGGTTCTAAGAGTCGTGGTACGAG GTCATCTAGGCGGGATAATGGAGGAGGTTCTAGGAGTCGTGGTACGAGGTTGTCTCGTCAAAGGACCTTGAAGTTGTCTCGTCGGAGAACCCAAGGTCCTTCGACACCTTCCAATGAAGATGAAAACAATCAGCTCGGCCAATTCCTTGCAAAACAAAGAAACTTGcttttccttgtatttttgtttatgttttatgtttttgttttttctttttttctttttgttttttggtaa